One genomic window of Medicago truncatula cultivar Jemalong A17 chromosome 1, MtrunA17r5.0-ANR, whole genome shotgun sequence includes the following:
- the LOC25483806 gene encoding auxin-responsive protein SAUR15 produces MLGKRMVSLKKLAKKVKASGGAGAESNTDPPYNECLLKGYEEEFSTSTTPTGFFALYVGEEHQRHVVPTSYLSHPLFKMLLEKSYNEFGFEQRNGLVVPCSVSTFQEVVNAIECNNGKFHLGKIFQDFV; encoded by the coding sequence atgcTAGGGAAAAGAATGGTATCATTGAAGAAACTGGCCAAGAAGGTGAAGGCTAGTGGTGGAGCTGGAGCTGAGTCAAACACTGATCCTCCCTACAATGAATGTTTGTTGAAGGGATATGAAGAAGAATTCTCCACAAGCACAACTCCAACTGGTTTTTTTGCACTCTATGTAGGGGAAGAGCACCAGAGACATGTGGTTCCAACAAGCTATCTTTCTCACCCTTTAttcaagatgttgttggagaAGTCATACAATGAGTTTGGATTTGAGCAGAGGAATGGCTTGGTAGTTCCATGTAGTGTTTCAACATTTCAAGAGGTTGTAAATGCTATTGAATGTAACAATGGCAAGTTTCACTTAGGCAAGATTTTTCAAGATTTTGTTTGA
- the LOC25483808 gene encoding 4'-phosphopantetheinyl transferase, translating to MSSTRYKIPWLMMNIYCFGRNLATASCCLPPVQLPAQKEAHFWYVLPHEVKCTNLLNRCFEILSPCEKENVLRMGGEELKKSALLARALVRTTLARYQTNCQIDPKSLKFRKNDYGKPEVDWQYADDRSLPPLHFNISHTSSLIACGVTVGSPIGIDVEEKQRRLKNDILAFARRYFSPHEVEMLAHIVDPELRRQEFIKLWTLKEAYVKALGRGFSASPFNTFTIRLRDHVKGGIHVPPHVISKEAEITVEPSGDLKNLSSNWHFVLLELIGSHYAAVCIEKDNTNADKGSIPVNLTIRKTIPFVEDECIFGTDSAEVIGGLSKLLVC from the exons ATGAGTTCAACGCGCTACAAAATACCTTGGTTAATGATGAACATATATTGCTTTGGAAGGAATCTCGCCACCGCATCATGCTGTTTGCCGCCCGTGCAACTTCCAGCACAAAA GGAAGCACATTTTTGGTATGTTTTACCTCATGAGGTGAAGTGTACGAACCTATTGAACCGATGTTTTGAAATATTATCACCTTGTGAGAAAGAAAATGTACTTCGTATGGGTGGGGAGGAGCTCAAGAAAAGTGCTCTCCTAGCTCGTGCATTGGTTCGCACTACATTAGCAAGAT ACCAGACAAATTGTCAAATTGATCCAAAATCCTTGAAGTTTAGGAAGAACGATTATGGCAAACCTGAG GTAGACTGGCAATATGCTGACGATCGGAGCCTACCACCACTACATTTTAATATCTCGCACACTTCTTCTTTGATAGCATGTGGAGTAACTGTCGGCTCACCG ATTGGAATTGATGTGGAAGAGAAGCAAAGGAGGTTAAAGAATGACATTTTAGCCTTTGCTCGTCGATACTTTTCTCCACATGAAGTAGAAATGCTAGCTCACATTGTAGATCCCGAGCTTCGGCGTCAGGAGTTTATTAAATTATGGACTCTGAAG GAGGCATATGTAAAAGCACTGGGAAGGGGCTTCTCAGCATCTCCTTTTAATACTTTCACTATCCGATTAAGAGACCATGTGAAAGGAGGTATCCATGTTCCACcccatgtgatttctaag GAAGCTGAAATTACTGTTGAGCCTTCTGGTGACCTGAAGAATCTCTCAAGCAATTGGCATTTTGTGCTTTTAGAGTTAATTGGTTCTCATTATGCCGCCGTTTGCATAGAAAAGGACAACACCAATGCAG ACAAAGGGAGCATTCCAGTAAATCTGACTATACGGAAAACAATCccatttgttgaagatgaatgtATTTTTGGAACGGACTCTGCGGAAGTCATCGGCGGCTTGAGTAAACTGCTAGTGTGTTGA
- the LOC25483809 gene encoding putative pentatricopeptide repeat-containing protein At3g11460, mitochondrial gives MNTSHHRHSTSSPPVPGESKQNPTTAWNCYLRELSKQRKFMEALTVYRHMLRSSFFPNTFTFPVLLKSCALLSLPFTGSQLHSHILKTGSQPDPYTHSSLINMYSKTSLPCLARKVFDESPVNLTISYNAMISGYTNNMMIVEAIKLFRRMLCENRFFVNSVTMLGLVSGILVPEKLRLGFCLHGCCFKFGFENDLSVGNSFLTMYVKCGEVEYGRKVFDEILVKDLITWNAMISGYAQNGHARRVLEIYREMRKVGGVNPDPVTLLGVLCSCANLGAQGIGREVEKEIDRFGFRSNSFLMNALINMYARCGNLVRAREVFDCMDERSKSVVSWTAIIGGYGIHGEGETAVELFDVMVRSGVKPDRTVFVSVLSACSHAGLTEKGLEYFDEMERKYGLQPGPEHYSCLVDLLGRSGRLKEAMDLIDLMKVKPDGPVWGALLGACKIHRNVELAEVAFQHVIELEPTNIGYYVLLSNLYSDTKNLEGVLKVRVMMRDRNLRKDPGCSYVEYKGKMHLFYSGDTSHPQSKEIYRMLNELENLVKDIHGKDHKCQGKSEEPLIGAGVHSEKLAIAFALLNTKPGTDITVMKNLRVCVDCHVFFKLVSKIVDRQFIVRDATRFHRFKNGVCSCKDYW, from the coding sequence atgAACACTTCCCACCACCGTCACTCTACATCGTCGCCACCCGTTCCCGGCgaatcaaaacaaaacccaaCAACAGCATGGAACTGTTACCTCCGAGAACTCTCAAAGCAAAGAAAATTCATGGAAGCATTAACCGTATACCGTCACATGCTCCGTTCATCCTTCTTCCCCAACACATTCACGTTCCCCGTCCTCCTCAAATCCTGCGCCCTCCTCTCCCTCCCCTTCACCGGTTCCCAGCTCCATTCCCACATCCTCAAAACCGGGTCTCAACCCGACCCGTATACCCACTCTTCCCTCATCAACATGTACTCCAAAACCTCACTTCCTTGCCTTGCACgtaaggtgtttgatgaaagTCCTGTAAACCTTACAATCTCTTATAATGCCATGATTTCCGGGTACACTAATAATATGATGATCGTTGAAGCGATTAAGCTTTTTCGGAGAATGTTATGTGAGAATCGGTTTTTTGTTAATTCGGTTACAATGTTGGGTTTGGTTTCGGGTATTTTGGTACCGGAGAAGTTAAGACTTGGTTTTTGTTTACATGGTTGTTGTTTTAAGTTTGGTTTTGAGAATGATTTGTCGGTTGGGAATAGTTTTTTGACGATGTATGTTAAGTGTGGGGAAGTGGAGTATGGGCGGAAGGTGTTTGATGAGATTTTGGTTAAGGATTTGATTACGTGGAATGCGATGATTTCGGGGTATGCGCAAAATGGGCATGCGAGGAGGGTTTTGGAGATTTATCGTGAGATGAGGAAGGTGGGTGGGGTGAATCCTGATCCCGTTACGCTGCTTGGTGTTTTGTGTTCTTGTGCGAATCTTGGTGCGCAAGGAATTGGAAGGGAGGTGGAAAAGGAAATTGATCGATTTGGGTTTCGTTCGAATTCTTTTTTGATGAATGCTTTGATTAATATGTATGCTAGGTGTGGTAATTTGGTTCGTGCTCGTGAGGTTTTTGATTGTATGGATGAGCGGAGTAAGAGTGTTGTATCTTGGACTGCTATTATAGGCGGGTATGGGATTCATGGGGAAGGTGAGACTGCGGTGGAGCTTTTCGATGTAATGGTTAGGTCAGGCGTGAAGCCGGATCGAACTGTTTTCGTTAGTGTTCTTTCAGCTTGTAGTCATGCTGGGTTGACTGAGAAAGGGTTGGAGTATTTTGATGAGATGGAGAGGAAGTACGGTTTGCAGCCTGGTCCCGAGCATTATTCCTGCTTGGTTGATCTTTTGGGTCGGTCTGGTAGGTTGAAGGAAGCAATGGATCTCATAGACTTGATGAAGGTGAAACCGGATGGTCCTGTTTGGGGAGCACTTCTTGGTGCTTGCAAGATTCATAGAAACGTAGAATTAGCAGAAGTGgcttttcaacatgttattgaGCTTGAACCTACAAATATAGGTTACTATGTTTTGCTGTCAAATTTGTACTCTGATACTAAAAACTTAGAGGGGGTTTTGAAAGTTCGAGTCATGATGAGGGATCGAAACCTTAGAAAGGATCCCGGTTGCAGTTATGTCGAATATAAAGGAAAAATGCACCTTTTTTACTCTGGGGATACAAGTCATCCCCAAAGCAAGGAAATATATAGAATGTTGAATGAATTGGAAAATCTTGTGAAGGATATTCATGGAAAAGACCACAAGTGTCAGGGTAAGAGTGAAGAACCGTTAATTGGTGCTGGCGTGCACAGTGAAAAATTAGCAATTGCTTTTGCTCTGTTGAACACTAAGCCTGGAACAGATATTACTGTCATGAAAAATCTGCGAGTGTGTGTGGATTGTCATGTATTCTTTAAGTTGGTTAGTAAGATTGTCGATCGCCAATTTATTGTTAGAGATGCCACTCGCTTTCACCGTTTCAAGAATGGTGTCTGTTCTTGCAAGGACTACTGGTAA
- the LOC25483810 gene encoding uncharacterized protein: MASSTENSDETFPSADIAAELNPGNNTEVQVDPISSEVAASKEIKEATDKQKKKQIEKKEYLDKLKSAIIISSIVVALAGAAFAITKKLKEK, translated from the exons ATGGCTAGCTCAACTGAGAACTCAGACGAAACGTTTCCATCTGCAGATATTGCTGCAGAACTGAATCCTGGGAATAATACTGAGGTTCAAGTTGATCCTATATCTTCTGAAGTTGCTGCCTCCAAGGAAATTAAG GAAGCTACAGAcaaacagaagaaaaaacaaatagaaaagaaGGAATATTTGGATAAACTAAAGTCAGCAATTATAATTTCAAGCATTGTTGTGGCTCTGGCAGGAGCAGCATTTGCCATAACCaagaaattgaaagagaaatga
- the LOC25483811 gene encoding ABC transporter B family member 29, chloroplastic: MPISYSLSSSFILPNSNLHPIQFQTKFRTKNNHHFPNLKIRSTSLRTNNNTIQFLKPYLTSQQKPILYGWLCSAISVYSLSNLLSKFSAVTTATTTVDVRQGLALGGLVLVRLIATYAQHALLWEASLNAVYEVRVHVFDRVMQRELTFFEANDAISSGDIAYRITAEASDLAATLYALLNTIVPSSLQFSAMIMHMLAISPELSLISAMVIPCMVLVVTFLGQELRKISKKSHISIAALSAYLNEMLPAYLFVKANNAESLESVRFKRLALMDFSAMLNKKRMKAVIPQVIQAIYFGVLSILCAGSIVISRGSFDRCSLVSFVTSLLFLIEPIQDVGKAYNEWREGEPAIERLFAMTRFKNKVVEKPDAVDLDHVTGDLKFCDVSFKYNDGLPHILKGLNLHVRPGEIVAIVGPSGGGKTTLAKLLLRLYDPISGSVLIDNQDIQNIRLQSLRRHVGVVSQDITLFSGTVAENIGYRDLTTKIDMEKVKHVAQTAYADEFIRKLPEGYNTNIGPRGSTLSGGQKQRLAIARAFYQNSSILILDEATSALDSKSELLVRQAVERLMENRTVLVISHRLETVMMAKRIFLLDNGKLEELPRSTMLNGHMDSLLSSGHIV; encoded by the exons ATGCCAATCTCATATTCACTCTCATCATCATTCATTCTTCCAAACTCAAACCTCCATCCAATCCAATTCCAAACCAAATTCCGAACCAAAAACAACCACCACTTCCCGAACCTAAAAATCCGAAGCACCTCCCTCCgaaccaacaacaacacaatcCAATTCCTAAAACCATACCTAACCTCCCAACAAAAACCAATCCTCTACGGTTGGCTCTGTAGCGCAATCTCCGTCTACTCCCTTTCCAACCTTCTCTCCAAATTCTCCGCCGTCACCACCGCCACAACAACCGTCGACGTCAGACAAGGACTCGCGCTTGGCGGTTTGGTTCTTGTTCGGTTGATTGCCACGTATGCGCAACACGCGCTTCTTTGGGAAGCTTCGTTGAACGCGGTTTATGAGGTTCGAGTTCATGTGTTCGATCGTGTGATGCAGAGGGAACTTACGTTTTTTGAAGCGAATGACGCCATTTCGAGTGGGGATATTGCTTACAGGATTACTGCTGAAGCTTCTGATCTTGCCGCTACCTTATACGCTCTTCTTAAC ACCATAGTACCAAGTTCTCTGCAATTTTCTGCAATGATAATGCATATGTTGGCTATAAGTCCTGAACTTTCTTTGATATCAGCTATG GTTATTCCTTGTATGGTTCTAGTTGTTACCTTTCTTGGTCAAGAACTTCGCAAAATATCTAAAAAGTCACATATTAGCATTGCTGCTCTCTCAGCTTATCTGAATGAG ATGCTGCCCGCGTATCTCTTTGTGAAAGCAAACAACGCAGAGTCACTTGAGAGTGTCAGGTTCAAGAGACTGGCCCTGATGGACTTCTCTGCGATGCTGAACAAAAAAAGGATGAAAGCAGTAATTCCCCAGGTTATTCAGGCTATTTATTTTGGAGTTCTTTCCATACTTTGCGCAGGTTCGATCGTGATTTCAAGAGGTTCATTTGATCGCTGTAGCTTGGTTTCATTTGTGACTTCATTGCTTTTCTTAATTGAGCCTATTCAG GATGTAGGAAAAGCTTACAATGAATGGAGAGAAGGAGAGCCAGCTATCGAACGCTTGTTTGCTATGACCAGGTTCAAAAATAAG GTGGTTGAGAAACCAGATGCTGTTGATTTGGACCATGTTACGGGGGACCTGAAATTCTGTGATGTCTCCTTTAAGTACAATGATGGCCTACCTCATATCTTAAAAGGTTTGAACCTTCATGTTAGACCTGGAGAGATAGTTGCTATTGTTGGCCCGTCTGGGGGAGGAAAAACAACACTGGCAAAACTGTTGCTTCGGCTTTATGATCCTATATCTG GTTCTGTACTGATTGATAACCAAGACATCCAGAACATTCGTTTGCAGAGTTTAAGAAGACATGTTGGTGTAGTTTCTCAAGATATA ACACTTTTTTCAGGTACAGTTGCTGAAAACATTGGTTATAGGGATCTGACAACAAAAATTGACATGGAGAAAGTGAAGCATGTAGCTCAAACTGCTTATGCAGACGAGTTTATTAGGAAACTTCCAGAAGGATACAATACCAATATTGGACCAAGAGGCTCAACTTTAAGTGGAGGCCAGAAGCAAAg ACTGGCTATTGCAAGGGCTTTCTATCAAAATTCTTCTATATTGATTCTGGACGAAGCAACTTCTGCGTTGGATAGTAAATCTGAGTTATTAGTGAGACAAGCTGTGGAGCGTTTAATGGAAAATCGTACG GTGCTTGTGATCTCTCATCGCTTGGAAACCGTTATGATGGCTAAAAGAATATTCCTTTTGGATAATGGAAAGCTAGAAGAGCTGCCTCGTTCAACTATGTTGAATGGTCACATGGATTCATTGCTATCTTCTGGTCACAttgtttga
- the LOC25483812 gene encoding F-box/kelch-repeat protein At1g57790, with translation MSGKKRRKLKLLSDTIAKSRREATEVKNDNLELQTWADLPAELLEMIISRLALEDNVRASAVCKSWNFVANAVRMVNQSPWLMYFPKFGQWYEFYDPVQRKTYSIEFPELNGSRVCYTKDGWLLLYRPRTDRVFFFNPFTRETIKMPRFEMTYQIVAFSCAPTSPDCVLFTVKHVSPTIVAISTCHPGATEWVTVNYQNRLPFVSSIWNKLVFCNGLFYCLSLTGWLGVFDPSERTWSVLSVPPPKCPENFFAKNWWKGKFMTEQEGDVIVMYTCSSENPIIFKLDQASMEWEELKTLDGATLFASFLSSHSRTDLLGNMRNSIYFSKVRFYGKRCISFSLDDYRYYPRKQWHDWGEQDPFESIWIEPPKDFSGFS, from the exons ATGTCAGGGAAAAAGAGAAGGAAATTGAAATT GTTAAGTGATACAATTGCTAAGAGTAGAAGAGAAGCAACAGAGGTGAAAAATGATAATTTGGAGCTGCAAACATGGGCTGATCTCCCTGCTGAACTATTAGAAATGATCATATCTCGTTTAGCCTTAGAGGATAATGTCCGTGCTTCTGCTGTTTGCAAGAGTTGGAATTTTGTTGCCAATGCTGTACGCATGGTGAACCAATCACCATGGTTGATGTATTTTCCGAAATTTGGTCAGTGGTATGAATTCTATGACCCTGTTCAGCGGAAGACCTATTCCATTGAGTTTCCAGAGTTGAATGGATCTAGAGTTTGTTACACAAAAGATGGTTGGTTACTGCTATACCGGCCAAGAACTGACCGAGTGTTTTTCTTTAATCCCTTTACTCGGGAGACTATCAAAATGCCAAGATTTGAGATGACATACCAGATAGTTGCTTTCTCTTGTGCTCCAACATCACCTGACTGTGTATTGTTCACTGTTAAGCATGTTAGTCCTACTATTGTGGCCATCAGCACATGTCACCCTGGGGCAACCGAGTGGGTCACTGTTAATTACCAAAACCGTCTGCCTTTTGTCAGTAGCATATGGAATAAGCTTGTGTTCTGTAATGGACTCTTTTATTGCCTGAGTCTAACGGGTTGGCTAGGGGTATTCGATCCATCTGAACGCACTTGGAGTGTTCTATCAGTACCTCCACCCAAATGCCCAGAGAATTTTTTCGCTAAAAATTGGTGGAAGGGGAAATTTATGACCGAGCAAGAGGGAGATGTTATAGTAATGTACACATGTTCTAGCGAAAACCCTATTATTTTCAAGTTAGACCAGGCCTCAATGGAATGGGAAGAGCTAAAAACACTAGATGGAGCAACtctatttgctagtttcttGTCTTCTCATTCAAGGACTGACCTCCTTGGAAATATGAGGAACAGTATCTACTTCTCTAAAGTTCGTTTTTATGGAAAGCGTTGCATATCATTCTCTCTTGATGACTATCGCTACTATCCTCGTAAGCAGTGGCATGACTGGGGTGAACAAGACCCTTTTGAAAGCATATGGATTGAACCACCAAAGGATTTTTCTGGATTCTCATGA
- the LOC25483813 gene encoding FBD-associated F-box protein At3g52670 encodes MDKLLCWSPWAQRLTLKSLSLRYQSELWEDEADSCLSFDNWLEATKRRGVEDLYLHLLDVPLAPTIFCCKTLVHLHLTTRISVGSMLHCSVDLPLLETLFLFHIFFDDTKDFMKLLFGCPKLKSLTIYRVNANVGVPEGGYFKHLSKLKSACIELFNVPFKAVYNVKCIYLYMGELGVPIVMHDYLTGGFTANTTLAHYCHDTKIGQSLSNKEINSFDKSLPMFENLTELELFWSQGIHDWEVVVKMLQNCPKLHSLYIAKEKYSTTIEHWEYPDHVPECVSSHLTKFEVIDYEACETDIRFATYILQNAQHISPTCKLNLSSS; translated from the exons ATGGACAAATTGTTATGTTGGTCTCCATGGGCTCAACGCCTCACCCTCAAATCTCTTTCTCTTAGGTATCAGTCTGAACTCTGGGAGGACGAGGCTGACAGCTGTTTGAGTTTCGACAATTGGCTTGAAGCAACAAAACGACGTGGCGTGGAGGATCTCTATCTACACTTGTTAGATGTTCCATTGGCACCTACCATTTTCTGCTGTAAAACACTTGTGCATCTGCATTTGACGACGAGGATAAGTGTAGGCTCTATGCTTCACTGTTCCGTTGATCTTCCTTTGCTCGAAACGTTATTTCTGTTTCACATTTTTTTCGATGATACAAAGGATTTCATGAAACTTCTTTTTGGGTGTCCCAAATTGAAATCTTTGACTATATATCGTGTAAATGCTAACGTCGGTGTTCCAGAGGGAGGGTACTTTAAACACTTGTCAAAGTTGAAATCGGCTTGTATCGAATTGTTCAATGTGCCGTTCAAAGCAGTTTATAATGTCAAGTGTATCTATCTGTATATGGG AGAATTGGGCGTGCCTATCGTAATGCATGACTACTTAACCGGTGGATTCACTGCAAATACTACCTTGGCTCACTATTGCCACGATACCAAG ATTGGGCAAAGTCTTTCCAATAAAGAAATCAATTCATTTGACAAAAGCCTTCCCATGTTTGAAAACTTAACCGAACTTGAACTATTTTGGTCTCAAGGCATTCATGACTGGGAGGTAGTGGTGAAAATGCTACAGAATTGTCCCAAACTTCACTCTCTTTACATTGCAAAG GAGAAGTATTCAACAACCATAGAGCATTGGGAATATCCAGATCATGTTCCAGAATGTGTTTCATCTCATCTAACAAAATTTGAAGTTATAGACTATGAAGCTTGTGAAACTGATATTCGATTCGCAACATATATTTTGCAGAATGCGCAACATATCTCTCCCACATGTAAGCTGAATCTCAGCAGTTCCTAG